One genomic segment of Lysobacter sp. 5GHs7-4 includes these proteins:
- a CDS encoding acetolactate synthase large subunit, giving the protein MTKASDLFVAALEAEGVEYVFGIPGEENLDLLESLRTSSIKLVLTRHEQAAGFMAATYGRLTGKAGVCLSTLGPGATNLVTAAAYAQLGAMPMLMLTGQKPIKTSKQGHFQIVDVVDTLRPLTKYTRQIVAADSIPARVREAFRRAEEERPGATHLELPQDIAADPTEARLIPASYSRRPLAEDKAVAHAAAAVMRARHPLLMVGAGANRKTTARQLRALIAKLRIPFFTTQMGKGVVDETDPLWLGNAALSDHDFVHRAIDAADCIVNIGHDVIEKPPFFMREGRRTVIHVNYASAEVDAVYFPQIEVVGDIANAVWQLSEAIAPQPHWDFAFFDRVRAALDAQIDQRNRDPRYPLVPQRLVADVRTAMGERDIVCLDNGLYKLWFARGYRCRWPNTLLLDNALATMGAGLPSAMAARIVHPDRRVLAVCGDGGFMMNSQEIETAVRLGLDLTVLVLRDDAYGMIKWKQAHERYPSFGMDLGNPDFVKYAESYGARGHRPARSDDFLPLLQRALDTPGVDLIEVPIDYADDDRILNEDIPRMSAAVR; this is encoded by the coding sequence ATGACCAAGGCGTCCGATCTGTTCGTGGCCGCACTCGAGGCCGAGGGCGTGGAGTACGTGTTCGGCATCCCCGGCGAGGAAAACCTCGACCTGCTGGAATCGCTGCGCACGTCCTCGATCAAACTGGTCCTGACCCGCCACGAACAGGCGGCCGGCTTCATGGCCGCGACCTACGGCCGGCTCACCGGCAAGGCCGGCGTCTGCCTGTCGACGCTGGGGCCGGGCGCGACCAACCTGGTCACCGCGGCCGCCTACGCGCAGCTCGGCGCCATGCCGATGCTGATGCTGACCGGCCAGAAGCCGATCAAGACCAGCAAGCAGGGCCATTTCCAGATCGTCGACGTGGTCGACACCCTGCGCCCGCTGACCAAGTACACGCGCCAGATCGTCGCCGCCGATTCGATCCCGGCGCGCGTGCGCGAGGCCTTCCGCCGCGCCGAGGAGGAACGTCCCGGCGCCACCCACCTGGAGCTGCCGCAGGACATCGCCGCCGACCCCACCGAGGCGCGCCTCATCCCGGCCTCGTACTCGCGCCGCCCGCTGGCCGAGGACAAGGCCGTCGCCCACGCCGCGGCCGCGGTGATGCGCGCGCGCCATCCGCTGCTGATGGTCGGCGCCGGCGCCAACCGCAAGACCACCGCGCGCCAGTTGCGCGCGCTGATCGCCAAGCTGCGCATTCCCTTCTTCACCACCCAGATGGGCAAGGGCGTAGTCGACGAGACCGACCCGCTGTGGCTGGGCAACGCCGCCCTGTCCGACCACGACTTCGTGCACCGCGCGATCGACGCCGCCGACTGCATCGTCAACATCGGCCACGACGTGATCGAGAAGCCGCCGTTCTTCATGCGCGAAGGCCGGCGCACGGTGATCCACGTCAACTACGCCAGCGCCGAGGTGGACGCGGTGTACTTCCCGCAGATCGAAGTCGTCGGCGACATCGCCAACGCGGTCTGGCAGCTGTCCGAGGCGATCGCGCCGCAGCCGCACTGGGACTTCGCCTTCTTCGACCGCGTGCGCGCGGCGCTGGACGCGCAGATCGACCAGCGCAATCGCGACCCGCGCTATCCGCTGGTGCCGCAGCGCCTGGTCGCCGACGTGCGCACGGCCATGGGCGAGCGCGACATCGTCTGCCTCGACAACGGCCTGTACAAGCTGTGGTTCGCGCGCGGCTACCGCTGCCGCTGGCCCAACACACTGCTGCTGGACAACGCGCTGGCGACCATGGGCGCGGGCCTGCCCTCGGCGATGGCCGCGCGCATCGTGCATCCGGACCGGCGCGTGCTGGCGGTGTGCGGCGACGGCGGCTTCATGATGAACTCGCAGGAAATCGAAACCGCGGTGCGCCTGGGCCTGGACCTGACCGTGCTGGTGCTGCGCGACGACGCCTACGGCATGATCAAGTGGAAACAGGCGCACGAACGCTATCCCAGCTTCGGCATGGACCTGGGCAATCCGGACTTCGTGAAGTACGCCGAAAGCTATGGCGCGCGCGGGCATCGCCCCGCCCGCAGCGACGACTTCCTGCCGCTGCTGCAGCGCGCGCTGGATACGCCCGGCGTGGACCTGATCGAAGTGCCGATCGATTATGCCGACGACGACCGCATCCTCAACGAAGACATCCCGC
- the xseA gene encoding exodeoxyribonuclease VII large subunit encodes MPPAAPDEVLSPSQLNTLARNLLEDTFPLVWVEGELGNLSRPSSGHLYLTLKDARAQVRCAMFKPKSSWLKFVPREGLRVLARGRLTLYEARGDYQLVLDHMEEAGEGALRRAFEELKARLQAEGLFDAERKRPLPRYPARVGVITSPSGAAVRDVLSVLARRFPLIQAEVLPVPVQGEGAAAQIVQMLQRAAASGRYDVLVLARGGGSLEDLWAFNDERLARAIAACEVPVVSAIGHETDFSLSDFAADLRAPTPSVAAELIAPDRDELLRRLRQLDARLRNLQLQRLRQAMQRADRAALRLHALRPQARLQALRLRQAEALRRLAAAWQRRLERERAQLRHADAVLRANQPQRRIAALRERLGALAQRPRAAVMRRLAHQTLHLRGLARSLEAVSPLATVARGYAILQREDGHVVRSVLDAAPGERLSARVQDGRLRLKVEDGEAGGDAP; translated from the coding sequence ATGCCCCCCGCCGCCCCCGACGAAGTCCTCAGCCCCAGCCAGCTCAACACCCTGGCGCGCAACCTGCTGGAGGACACCTTTCCGCTGGTCTGGGTCGAGGGCGAGCTGGGCAACCTGTCGCGCCCGTCCTCCGGCCATCTGTATCTGACCCTCAAGGACGCGCGCGCGCAGGTGCGCTGCGCGATGTTCAAGCCCAAGAGCAGCTGGCTGAAGTTCGTCCCGCGCGAGGGCCTGCGCGTGCTCGCGCGCGGCCGCCTGACCCTGTATGAAGCGCGCGGCGACTACCAGCTGGTGCTGGACCACATGGAGGAAGCCGGCGAAGGCGCGCTGCGGCGCGCGTTCGAGGAGCTCAAGGCGCGGCTGCAGGCCGAGGGCCTGTTCGACGCCGAGCGCAAACGCCCGCTGCCGCGCTACCCGGCGCGCGTGGGCGTGATCACCTCGCCCAGCGGCGCGGCGGTGCGCGACGTGCTCAGCGTGTTGGCGCGCCGTTTCCCGCTGATCCAGGCCGAAGTGCTGCCGGTGCCGGTGCAGGGCGAAGGCGCCGCCGCCCAGATCGTGCAGATGCTGCAGCGCGCGGCCGCGTCCGGCCGCTACGACGTGCTGGTGCTGGCGCGCGGCGGCGGCTCGCTGGAAGACCTGTGGGCCTTCAACGACGAGCGCCTGGCGCGCGCGATCGCGGCCTGCGAGGTGCCGGTGGTGTCGGCGATCGGCCACGAGACCGACTTCAGCCTGTCCGATTTCGCCGCCGACCTGCGCGCGCCGACGCCTTCGGTCGCGGCCGAGCTGATCGCGCCGGATCGCGACGAACTGCTGCGCCGCCTGCGCCAGCTCGACGCGCGCCTGCGCAACCTGCAACTGCAGCGCCTGCGCCAGGCCATGCAGCGCGCCGACCGCGCCGCGCTGCGCTTGCACGCCTTGCGGCCGCAGGCGCGCCTGCAGGCCCTGCGGTTGCGCCAGGCCGAAGCCTTGCGCCGCCTGGCCGCGGCCTGGCAACGCCGGCTGGAGCGCGAACGCGCGCAGCTGCGACACGCCGACGCGGTGCTGCGCGCGAACCAGCCGCAACGCCGCATCGCCGCCCTGCGCGAACGCCTGGGCGCGCTGGCCCAGCGGCCGCGCGCCGCCGTGATGCGCCGTCTCGCCCACCAAACCCTGCACCTGCGCGGCCTGGCGCGTTCGCTGGAGGCGGTCAGCCCGCTGGCCACCGTCGCCCGCGGCTATGCGATTTTGCAGCGCGAGGACGGGCACGTGGTGCGCAGCGTGCTGGATGCCGCGCCCGGCGAGCGTTTGAGCGCGCGGGTGCAGGACGGGCGGCTGCGCTTGAAAGTCGAGGACGGCGAGGCGGGCGGCGACGCCCCCTGA
- the ispG gene encoding flavodoxin-dependent (E)-4-hydroxy-3-methylbut-2-enyl-diphosphate synthase, with the protein MNSDTVLPCAHTGFGPLPRRLTRSVRIGAITLGGGAPVVVQSMTNTDTADIASTTKQVAELWRAGSELVRVTVNTVDAAAAVPRIVDKLAMMGIEVPIIGDFHYNGHQLLTAEPACAQALGKYRINPGNVGFGKKKDSQFATLIEMAIKYGKPVRIGANWGSLDQALAATLMDENHARAEPWDAGRVLREALIRSALDSAQRAVEIGLPADRIVLSAKVSGVQELIAVYRELANRGDFALHLGLTEAGIGSKGIVASSAALGVLLQEGIGDTIRISLTPEPGQSRNNEVIVAQELLQTMGLRAFTPMVTACPGCGRTTSSFFQELAQKVQEHVRAKMPEWKISHPGAENLTLAVMGCVVNGPGESRHANIGISLPGTGEAPSAPVFEDGEKTVTLRGERIADEFVELIDRYVERNYGVHATGA; encoded by the coding sequence ATGAATTCCGACACCGTTCTTCCCTGCGCCCACACCGGTTTCGGCCCCTTGCCGCGTCGCCTGACCCGCAGCGTGCGCATCGGCGCGATCACGTTGGGCGGCGGCGCGCCGGTGGTGGTGCAGTCGATGACCAACACCGACACCGCCGACATCGCCTCCACCACCAAGCAGGTGGCCGAGCTGTGGCGTGCCGGCTCCGAGCTGGTCCGGGTCACGGTCAACACCGTCGACGCCGCCGCGGCGGTGCCGCGCATCGTCGACAAGCTGGCGATGATGGGCATCGAGGTGCCGATCATCGGCGACTTCCACTACAACGGCCATCAGCTGCTCACCGCCGAGCCGGCTTGCGCGCAAGCGTTAGGCAAGTACCGCATCAACCCCGGCAACGTCGGCTTCGGCAAGAAGAAGGACAGCCAGTTCGCCACCTTGATCGAAATGGCGATCAAGTACGGCAAGCCGGTGCGCATCGGCGCCAACTGGGGCTCGCTGGACCAAGCGCTGGCCGCGACCCTGATGGACGAGAACCACGCCCGCGCCGAACCCTGGGACGCGGGACGCGTGCTGCGCGAGGCGCTGATCCGCTCGGCCCTGGACTCGGCGCAGCGCGCGGTCGAGATCGGCCTGCCGGCCGACCGCATCGTGCTTAGCGCCAAAGTCAGCGGCGTGCAGGAACTGATCGCGGTCTACCGCGAGCTGGCCAACCGCGGCGACTTCGCCCTGCACCTGGGCCTGACCGAGGCCGGCATCGGCAGCAAGGGCATCGTCGCCTCCAGCGCGGCGCTGGGCGTGCTGCTGCAGGAAGGCATCGGCGACACCATCCGCATCTCGCTCACGCCCGAGCCGGGCCAGTCGCGCAACAACGAAGTCATCGTCGCTCAGGAACTGCTGCAGACCATGGGCCTGCGGGCGTTCACGCCCATGGTCACCGCCTGCCCGGGCTGCGGCCGCACCACCAGCAGCTTCTTCCAGGAACTGGCGCAGAAGGTGCAGGAGCACGTGCGCGCGAAGATGCCGGAATGGAAGATCAGCCACCCGGGCGCGGAGAACCTGACCCTGGCGGTGATGGGCTGCGTGGTCAACGGGCCCGGCGAATCGCGCCACGCCAACATCGGCATTTCCCTGCCGGGCACCGGCGAGGCGCCGTCGGCGCCGGTGTTCGAGGACGGCGAGAAGACCGTCACCCTGCGCGGCGAACGCATCGCCGATGAATTCGTCGAGCTGATCGACCGTTACGTCGAACGCAACTATGGCGTCCACGCAACGGGCGCCTGA
- a CDS encoding phosphatase PAP2 family protein gives MASTQRAPDSSDGGDALRAETRFGVAFLRRHGLRLLLVFAGLLLPLWAFAELADEIHDQDTIPFDEPILQFAHSLAREGFDRFFVVISKIGYLHGVVPFDVALVLALSLLRRFREATFAAIALGGSALLNIAAKQAFARDRPSLWESIAPEHNYSFPSGHAMGSATLACVLTLLVWRTRWRWPVAVAMAAFVVLVGLSRVYLGVHYPSDILAGWAVATAWAVAVYVLTFRGGVGPWRAAS, from the coding sequence ATGGCGTCCACGCAACGGGCGCCTGACTCCAGCGACGGCGGCGACGCGCTGCGCGCGGAGACGCGCTTCGGCGTCGCGTTCCTGCGCCGCCACGGCTTGCGCCTGCTGCTGGTGTTCGCCGGCTTGCTGCTGCCGCTGTGGGCGTTCGCCGAGCTGGCCGACGAGATCCACGATCAGGACACCATCCCCTTCGACGAACCGATCCTGCAGTTCGCGCATTCGCTGGCGCGCGAAGGCTTCGACCGCTTCTTCGTCGTGATCAGCAAGATCGGCTATCTGCACGGCGTGGTCCCGTTCGACGTCGCGCTGGTGCTGGCGCTGAGCCTGCTGCGTCGCTTCCGCGAGGCGACCTTTGCGGCGATCGCTCTGGGCGGTTCGGCCCTGCTCAACATCGCCGCCAAGCAGGCCTTCGCGCGCGACCGGCCGTCGCTGTGGGAATCGATCGCGCCCGAGCACAACTACAGCTTCCCCAGCGGCCACGCGATGGGCTCGGCCACGCTGGCCTGCGTGCTGACCCTGCTGGTCTGGCGTACCCGCTGGCGCTGGCCGGTGGCCGTGGCCATGGCGGCCTTCGTCGTGCTGGTCGGCCTGTCGCGGGTCTACCTGGGCGTGCATTACCCCTCCGACATCCTGGCCGGCTGGGCCGTCGCCACGGCCTGGGCGGTGGCGGTGTATGTGCTGACGTTTCGTGGTGGGGTGGGGCCGTGGAGGGCCGCCTCGTAG
- a CDS encoding S8 family serine peptidase has translation MSIRINRWTVGLALGALAAIAGATVMLGGGVSDAGGGPIGGAPAAVSGGNNELPEQQVRKYIVVYREAPLATYRGEIKGLPAPERLVGEPGVPQMARAAATAAGEGKLDVRSSRAQAYVRHLESAQRQHESGIAAAIGRPLRIERRMRHALNAVVTELSEAEAQRVQQLSEVQFVEEYREYEQDTDVGPTLIGAPQLWNSPTNPVKGEGVVVGILDSGINFGSPSFAAVDEQGYAHVNPLGAGNYLGTCAAGGVDAGRCNDKLIGGYDFVCAAPGNTCGVANIREEPGFGDTNSHGSHTASTTAGNFRTVAFKGRNTLISGVAPHANIIAYDVCYTNTATGRGLCPNTSSAAAVDQAVADGIVDVLNFSVGGGENPWSDSVSLAFLNAVNAGIYVATSAGNSGPGPNTMGHLEPWTGSTAAAQHGRQDFNPVMQVTGPGAVPAALGALVLNEGTGGVAFTSPLAPTTVLRVSPNIDGVDDGCAAYPAGTFTNAIAVIRRGTCSFTIKSGNAAAAGAVAVVIANNAAGGLIPTMTGATVPGFAMLQADANAVRDFLAGNPGTAGISVLPIPNTPDVLADFSSRGPAGTYDLLKPDVTAPGVAILAVVAGTAISGSENAVGLMNGTSMASPHHAGAAGLLRQAQPTWTVPEVKSALVMTAEQQVFKEDSITPATPFDRGGGRLRVDLALRAGLVLNETRANYLAANPANGGDVANLNQPSLAKARCVERCVFTRTFRNTLSVRQGWTVKLTGLSGTISPALFTLNPGESKAVKITVNSYQLPADGSWNFGTLTLTPTAIGTLDQPTLRLPVAVSVPPPVIALTPVQIAATLPAGGSGFANFRIDNLGGSRLDYTIDNTGQGLRTLLDAQRGAVSSGFRATVYTDPATAGSAAQFSADDFSVTEATRLVSLYTEGFVSSGQPLATTATSLTWTLFRDSGSNPEGNPQASPGVAVWSYTAAPTGAGVTLTGANIGLNLTAAGQNVDLLPGRYWLVVHARSSFANRWVWFASNTGDNVFRTITVTTAGAGAWTAGTGFAGLAWNVGASNACGAPWIGAPVSAMGRVNPGAVGNNAQVQLNAGGLSAGTHVGFICVASNDPVKPKVAARVVLTVTAGP, from the coding sequence ATGTCGATAAGAATCAACCGATGGACGGTCGGGCTGGCGCTGGGTGCGCTGGCGGCGATCGCCGGCGCCACCGTCATGCTCGGCGGCGGCGTATCCGATGCCGGCGGCGGGCCGATCGGCGGCGCGCCGGCGGCCGTGTCCGGCGGCAACAACGAGTTGCCGGAACAGCAGGTCCGCAAATACATCGTGGTCTACCGCGAGGCGCCGCTGGCGACCTACCGCGGCGAGATCAAGGGCCTGCCGGCGCCGGAGCGTCTGGTCGGCGAGCCCGGCGTGCCGCAGATGGCGCGCGCCGCCGCGACCGCGGCCGGCGAAGGCAAGCTGGACGTGCGCAGTTCGCGCGCGCAGGCGTATGTGCGTCACCTGGAAAGCGCGCAGCGCCAGCACGAGTCCGGCATCGCCGCCGCGATCGGCCGTCCGCTGCGCATCGAACGCCGCATGCGGCACGCGCTCAACGCCGTGGTCACCGAGCTGAGCGAGGCCGAGGCCCAGCGCGTGCAGCAACTGTCCGAGGTGCAGTTCGTCGAGGAGTACCGCGAGTACGAACAAGACACCGACGTCGGCCCGACCCTGATCGGCGCGCCGCAGCTGTGGAACTCGCCGACCAATCCGGTCAAGGGCGAGGGCGTGGTGGTCGGCATCCTCGACTCGGGCATCAACTTCGGCAGCCCCTCGTTCGCGGCCGTCGATGAGCAGGGCTACGCTCACGTCAATCCGCTGGGCGCCGGCAACTACCTGGGCACCTGCGCGGCGGGCGGCGTCGATGCCGGCCGTTGCAACGACAAGCTGATCGGCGGTTACGACTTCGTCTGCGCGGCGCCGGGCAACACCTGCGGCGTGGCCAACATCCGCGAGGAGCCGGGCTTCGGCGACACCAACAGCCACGGCAGCCACACCGCCTCGACCACCGCGGGCAACTTCCGCACGGTCGCGTTCAAGGGCCGCAACACGCTGATTTCCGGCGTGGCGCCGCACGCCAACATCATCGCCTACGACGTGTGCTACACGAACACGGCGACCGGTCGCGGCCTGTGCCCGAACACGTCGTCGGCCGCCGCGGTCGATCAGGCGGTCGCCGACGGCATCGTCGACGTGCTGAACTTCTCGGTGGGCGGCGGCGAAAACCCGTGGAGCGATTCGGTCTCGCTGGCCTTCCTCAACGCGGTCAACGCCGGCATCTACGTGGCGACCTCGGCCGGCAACAGCGGCCCGGGCCCGAACACCATGGGCCACCTGGAGCCGTGGACCGGTTCCACCGCGGCCGCGCAGCATGGCCGTCAGGACTTCAATCCGGTCATGCAGGTCACCGGCCCGGGCGCCGTACCCGCCGCGCTGGGCGCGCTGGTGCTCAACGAAGGCACGGGCGGCGTCGCGTTCACTTCGCCGCTGGCGCCGACCACGGTGCTGCGCGTCAGCCCCAACATCGACGGCGTCGACGACGGCTGCGCCGCGTATCCGGCCGGCACCTTCACCAACGCGATCGCGGTGATCCGCCGCGGCACCTGTTCGTTCACCATCAAGTCCGGCAACGCGGCGGCCGCAGGTGCGGTCGCGGTGGTTATCGCCAATAACGCCGCCGGCGGTCTGATCCCGACCATGACCGGCGCGACCGTTCCCGGTTTCGCGATGCTGCAGGCCGACGCCAATGCGGTGCGCGATTTCCTGGCCGGCAATCCCGGCACCGCCGGCATCAGCGTGCTGCCGATTCCGAACACGCCCGACGTGCTTGCCGATTTCAGCTCGCGCGGCCCGGCCGGCACCTACGATCTTCTGAAGCCCGACGTCACCGCACCTGGCGTGGCCATCCTGGCCGTGGTCGCCGGTACCGCGATCAGCGGTTCGGAGAACGCGGTGGGCCTGATGAACGGCACCTCGATGGCTTCGCCGCACCACGCCGGCGCCGCCGGTCTGCTGCGTCAGGCGCAGCCGACCTGGACCGTGCCGGAAGTGAAGTCGGCGTTGGTGATGACCGCCGAGCAGCAGGTGTTCAAGGAAGACTCGATCACGCCGGCGACGCCGTTCGATCGCGGCGGTGGCCGTTTGCGCGTCGACCTCGCGCTGCGCGCCGGTCTGGTGCTCAACGAAACCCGCGCCAACTACCTGGCCGCCAACCCGGCCAACGGCGGCGACGTCGCCAACCTCAACCAGCCCAGCCTGGCCAAGGCGCGCTGCGTCGAGCGTTGCGTGTTCACCCGTACCTTCCGCAACACGCTGTCGGTGCGTCAGGGCTGGACGGTCAAGCTGACCGGCCTCAGCGGCACGATCTCGCCGGCGCTGTTCACGCTCAATCCGGGCGAGAGCAAGGCGGTCAAGATCACGGTCAACAGCTACCAGCTGCCGGCCGACGGTTCCTGGAATTTCGGCACCCTGACCCTGACGCCGACCGCGATCGGCACGCTGGACCAGCCGACGCTGCGCCTGCCCGTGGCGGTGTCGGTGCCGCCGCCGGTGATCGCGCTGACGCCGGTGCAGATCGCGGCGACCCTGCCCGCGGGCGGTAGCGGCTTCGCCAACTTCCGCATCGACAACCTCGGCGGTTCGCGTCTGGATTACACCATCGACAACACCGGACAGGGCCTGCGCACCTTGCTCGACGCGCAGCGCGGTGCGGTCAGCAGCGGCTTCCGCGCCACGGTCTACACCGATCCGGCGACGGCGGGCTCGGCGGCGCAGTTCAGCGCCGACGATTTCAGCGTGACCGAAGCCACGCGCCTGGTGTCGCTGTACACGGAAGGCTTCGTGTCCAGCGGTCAGCCGCTGGCGACCACCGCGACCAGCCTGACCTGGACCCTGTTCCGCGACAGCGGCAGCAATCCGGAAGGCAATCCGCAGGCCTCGCCGGGCGTGGCCGTGTGGAGCTACACCGCCGCGCCGACCGGTGCCGGCGTCACGCTCACCGGCGCCAACATCGGCCTCAATCTGACCGCGGCCGGCCAGAACGTCGATCTGCTGCCGGGCCGTTACTGGCTGGTGGTGCATGCGCGTTCCAGCTTCGCCAACCGTTGGGTGTGGTTCGCCTCCAACACCGGCGACAACGTGTTCCGCACCATCACCGTCACCACCGCCGGTGCCGGCGCCTGGACCGCGGGCACCGGCTTCGCCGGCCTGGCCTGGAACGTGGGCGCGTCCAACGCCTGCGGCGCGCCGTGGATCGGTGCGCCGGTGAGCGCGATGGGACGCGTGAATCCGGGTGCGGTCGGCAACAACGCGCAGGTGCAGCTCAACGCGGGCGGCCTGAGCGCCGGCACGCACGTGGGCTTCATCTGCGTGGCCAGCAACGATCCCGTCAAGCCCAAGGTCGCCGCGCGCGTGGTGCTGACGGTGACGGCCGGGCCGTAA
- a CDS encoding YadA-like family protein, which produces MHHSLLSTALLLALALPTAALAGEPCLLDDGLGGTTTGGATAAGGGATACGSGATASGDGSTAVGSASTASGTGSTAVGADSVAGGDQSTAVGQGAQAGGFGATANGSGSNASGEFATATGTASEASGQFSSASGAGARATNDNATATGSFSEASGLGSSAHGYNAIASGELSTASGSGSLASGEASTANGAGATASGKGSTATGAHSVASADGATANGGWVDKDGDGVVDPDEVTTASGLESSAFGGAAQATADQSSAFGGRSVASGIGSSAFGYGAQATMQNATAIGQGSNASATNSVALGAGSNANRANTVSVGDTGNERQITNVAAGTQGTDAVNLTQLQDGNAATLNAANTYADTVAANTLNSANTYTDTVAANTLNSANTYTDTVAANTLNSANSYTDSRVTSNNANVLNQANAYADAGDAATLNAANTHADAGDVATLRTANTYTDMRFAQAIAAPMAAIDDLRSDMDWGFKQTDRRIDRAGAMTAAMVQMATSAAGIHTKNRVAVGAGFQNGEQALSIGYQRAISERATVTFGGAFSSSESSAGVGLGFGW; this is translated from the coding sequence ATGCACCACTCGCTCCTGTCCACCGCGCTGCTGCTGGCGCTGGCCCTGCCGACGGCCGCGCTGGCTGGCGAACCCTGCCTGCTCGACGACGGCCTGGGCGGCACCACCACCGGCGGCGCCACCGCGGCCGGCGGCGGCGCGACCGCCTGCGGCAGCGGCGCCACCGCCAGCGGCGACGGCAGCACCGCGGTCGGTTCGGCCAGCACCGCCAGCGGCACCGGCAGCACCGCGGTCGGCGCCGACAGCGTCGCCGGCGGCGATCAGAGCACCGCGGTCGGCCAGGGCGCGCAGGCCGGCGGTTTCGGCGCCACCGCCAACGGCAGCGGCAGCAACGCCAGCGGCGAGTTCGCCACCGCCACCGGCACCGCCAGCGAAGCCAGCGGGCAATTCAGCAGCGCCAGCGGCGCCGGCGCGCGCGCCACCAACGACAACGCCACCGCCACCGGCAGCTTCAGCGAAGCCAGCGGCCTGGGCAGCTCGGCGCACGGCTACAACGCCATCGCCAGCGGCGAGCTCAGCACCGCCAGCGGCAGCGGCTCTCTGGCCTCGGGCGAGGCCAGCACCGCCAACGGCGCCGGCGCCACCGCCAGCGGCAAGGGCAGCACCGCGACCGGCGCGCACAGCGTCGCCAGCGCCGACGGCGCCACCGCCAACGGCGGCTGGGTCGACAAGGACGGCGACGGCGTGGTCGATCCGGACGAAGTGACCACCGCCAGCGGCCTGGAATCCAGCGCCTTCGGTGGAGCGGCCCAGGCCACGGCGGACCAGTCCAGCGCCTTCGGCGGTCGTAGCGTCGCCAGCGGCATCGGCAGCAGCGCGTTCGGCTACGGCGCGCAGGCCACGATGCAGAACGCGACTGCGATCGGCCAGGGCAGCAACGCCAGCGCGACCAACAGCGTCGCCCTGGGCGCGGGCTCGAATGCCAACCGCGCCAACACCGTCTCGGTGGGCGACACCGGCAACGAGCGCCAGATCACCAACGTCGCCGCCGGCACGCAGGGCACCGACGCGGTCAATCTGACCCAGCTGCAGGACGGCAACGCGGCGACCTTGAACGCGGCCAACACCTACGCCGACACGGTCGCGGCCAATACGCTCAACAGCGCCAACACCTACACCGACACGGTCGCGGCCAACACGCTCAACAGCGCCAACACCTACACCGACACGGTCGCGGCCAATACCCTCAACAGCGCCAACAGCTACACCGATTCGCGCGTGACCAGCAACAACGCCAACGTGCTCAACCAGGCCAACGCGTACGCCGATGCCGGCGATGCGGCCACGCTCAACGCCGCCAACACGCATGCCGATGCCGGCGACGTGGCGACGCTGCGCACCGCCAACACCTACACCGACATGCGTTTCGCCCAGGCGATCGCGGCGCCGATGGCGGCCATCGACGACCTGCGCAGCGACATGGACTGGGGCTTCAAGCAGACCGACCGCCGCATCGACCGCGCCGGTGCGATGACCGCGGCGATGGTGCAGATGGCGACCTCGGCCGCCGGCATCCACACCAAGAACCGCGTCGCCGTCGGTGCGGGTTTCCAGAACGGCGAGCAGGCCCTGTCGATCGGTTACCAGCGCGCGATCAGCGAACGCGCCACGGTGACTTTCGGCGGCGCGTTCAGCAGCTCGGAGAGCTCGGCGGGCGTGGGTTTGGGTTTCGGTTGGTAA